One Bombina bombina isolate aBomBom1 chromosome 5, aBomBom1.pri, whole genome shotgun sequence DNA segment encodes these proteins:
- the RRS1 gene encoding ribosome biogenesis regulatory protein homolog, which produces MAAPAIEEVLARVEKDEAAKLKNITVHKELELEFDLGNLLAFDPNPLNTRSYHHEKRAEFLCSLARDNTQLLINQLWTLPTERVTETIVAKLPEPTTRLPREKPVPKPRPPTRWEEFAKLKGIQKKKKTNLVWDDVHKEWRRRWGYKRAKDDTKEWLIEVPVTADPNEDQFAKRQTAKKERVAKNELNRLRNIARSEKGKVPGIGLTPTSQPSKQELGKAMHVAKLSTASMGRFQDRLPKEKEPKNMGKKRKFQPLIGDFTAEKNKQLEILKIMDSKKPSLDVNKAVNRQMREEDAEAAAKRRKMPKKGGRGGKNQGGKKGKGPARAKGGKGKGFAGKRK; this is translated from the coding sequence ATGGCAGCTCCAGCTATAGAAGAGGTGCTAGCCCGGGTGGAGAAAGATGAGGCTGCGAAGTTGAAAAACATTACCGTGCACAAGGAGCTTGAGCTGGAGTTTGATCTCGGCAATCTGCTGGCGTTTGACCCGAACCCCCTTAACACCAGATCATATCACCATGAGAAAAGGGCAGAATTTCTGTGCTCGCTGGCCCGCGACAACACGCAGCTCCTCATTAACCAGCTCTGGACGCTGCCCACTGAAAGGGTGACGGAGACGATTGTGGCCAAACTGCCAGAGCCCACTACCCGGCTGCCTAGGGAGAAACCCGTCCCAAAGCCTAGACCCCCCACACGCTGGGAGGAATTTGCCAAGCTGAAAGGCatccagaagaagaaaaaaactaaccttGTCTGGGATGATGTGCACAAGGAATGGAGGCGGCGATGGGGCTACAAGAGAGCGAAGGACGATACCAAAGAGTGGCTAATTGAGGTGCCAGTGACTGCAGATCCTAACGAGGATCAGTTTGCTAAGCGTCAGACAGCTAAGAAAGAGAGAGTGGCCAAAAACGAGCTGAACAGGTTAAGGAATATCGCCCGTTCAGAGAAGGGGAAAGTGCCTGGTATAGGACTTACACCCACAAGTCAGCCATCCAAACAAGAGCTCGGCAAGGCCATGCATGTGGCTAAACTATCTACAGCCTCGATGGGTAGGTTCCAGGACCGTCTGCCAAAGGAAAAAGAGCCCAAAAATATGGGCAAGAAGAGGAAGTTTCAGCCGTTAATAGGAGACTTCACGGCTGAGAAGAATAAGCAGCTTGAAATCTTAAAGATCATGGACAGTAAGAAACCATCTCTGGATGTAAACAAAGCTGTCAACCGACAGATGAGGGAAGAGGATGCAGAGGCTGCTGCTAAGAGGAGAAAGATGCCAAAGAAAGGTGGAAGAGGGGGAAAGAATCAAGGTGGTAAAAAAGGCAAAGGACCAGCAAGGGCGAAGGGTGGAAAGGGTAAAGGATTTGCTGGAAAAAGGAAATGA